In the Necator americanus strain Aroian chromosome X, whole genome shotgun sequence genome, acgttgtcgagcttcgggtactccttgcggatcttgtcggcagTGTTTGCAgatgagcgcagtagacctcagcagtaactgtcgtttgtccggcagcagttcgaaacggtagattccatgaactccccaccagacgcgcagcatgaccttcttctcatggatttcccCTTTCACGgaaggatccggcatttcatcgtcTGGGCACCACACACGTTTTTgagtgtggttgacgtagaggacccatttttcatctccagtgacaatggtgtccaacCAGTTaaatctgcggcttctggagagcgctgagtgcagatg is a window encoding:
- a CDS encoding hypothetical protein (NECATOR_CHRX.G23220.T1), with product MSRRLWQPPKTPGHLHSALSRSRRFNWLDTIVTGDEKWVLYVNHTQKRVWCPDDEMPDPSVKGEIHEKKVMLRVWWGVHGIYRFELLPDKRQLLLRSTALICKHCRQDPQGVPEARQRSPAAR